A section of the Delphinus delphis chromosome 1, mDelDel1.2, whole genome shotgun sequence genome encodes:
- the OTUD7B gene encoding OTU domain-containing protein 7B → MTLDMDAVLSDFVRSTGAEPGLARDLLEGKNWDVSAALSDFEQLRQVHAGNLPPPFSEGSGGSRTPEKGFSDRESTRPPRPTLQRQDDIVQEKRLSRGISHASSSIVSLARSHVSSNGGGGGSSEHPLEMPICAFQLPDLTVYNEDFRSFIERDLIEQSMLVALEQAGRLNWWVSVDPTCQRLLPLATTGDGNCLLHAASLGMWGFHDRDLMLRKALYALMEKGAEKEALKRRWRWQQTQQNKESGLVYTEDEWQKEWNELIKLASSEPRMHLGTNGASCGGVESSEEPVYESLEEFHVFVLAHVLRRPIVVVADTMLRDSGGEAFAPIPFGGIYLPLEVPASQCHRSPLVLAYDQAHFSALVSMEQKENAKEQAVIPLTDSEHKLLPLHFAVDPGKGWEWGKDDNDNVRLASVILSLEVKLHLLHGYMNVKWIPVSSDAQAPLAQPESPTASAGDEPRSTPESGESDKESVGSSSASNEGSKRKEKSKRDREKDKKRADSVANKLGSFGKTLGSKLKKNMGGLMHSKGSKPGGMGTGSGVSSGTETLEKKKKNSLKSWKGGKEEAAGDGPVTEKPTSESVGNGGSKYSQEVMQSLSILRIAMQGEGKFIFVGTLKMGHRHQYQEEMIQRYLSDAEERFLAEQKQKEAERKIMNGGVGSGPPPAKKPEPDGGEELLTAPPAESKAVALSTGYPGGFTIPRPSGGGVHCQEPRRQMAGGPCGGGLPPYATFPRQCPPGRPYPHQDSIPSLEPGSHSKDGVHRGALLPPHFRVADSYSNGYREPPEPDGWAGGPRGLPPTQTKCKQPNCSFYGHPETNNFCSCCYREELRRREREPGGELLVHRF, encoded by the exons ATGACCCTGGACATGGATGCTGTCCTGTCAGATTTTGTCCGTTCCACAGGAGCAGAGCCAGGGTTGGCCCGAGATCTCCTGGAAG GAAAGAATTGGGATGTGAGCGCCGCCCTCAGTGATTTTGAACAGCTACGTCAGGTCCATGCTGGGAACCTGCCCCCACCCTTTAGTGAGGGGAGTGGTGGCTCCAGGACCCCTGAGAAAGGGTTTTCTGATAGAGAGTCTACTCGCCCTCCCCGACCCACCCTACAGCGGCAAGATGACATCGTTCAAG AAAAACGCCTGTCTAGGGGCATCTCCCACGCCAGCTCCAGCATTGTTTCCCTGGCCCGGTCCCATGTCTCCTccaatggtgggggtggggggagcagtgaGCACCCCCTGGAAATGCCCATCTGTGCCTTCCAGCTTCCAGATCTCACTGTGTACAATGAAGACTTTCGCAGCTTCATAGAGAGAGACCTCATTGAGCAGTCCATGCTGGTTGCCTTGGAGCAGGCAG GGCGTTTGAACTGGTGGGTGAGTGTGGACCCCACCTGTCAGAGGCTCCTTCCTTTAGCAACTACTGGAGATGGAAACTGCCTCCTGCACGCAGCCTCTCTTG GGATGTGGGGTTTCCATGATCGAGACTTGATGCTACGGAAAGCTTTGTATGCACTAATGGAGAAGGGAGCGGAGAAGGAAGCATTAAAACGGCGCTGGAGGTGGCAGCAAACTCAGCAGAATAAAGAG TCGGGGCTGGTATACACAGAGGATGAGTGGCAGAAGGAATGGAATGAGCTGATCAAGCTTGCCTCAAGTGAACCCCGCATGCATCTAGGTACCAATGGAGCCAGCTGTGGTGG GGTGGAGAGTTCAGAAGAGCCTGTGTATGAGAGCCTAGAAGAATTCCATGTTTTCGTCCTTGCCCACGTGCTTAGGAGGCCCATAGTTGTTGTGGCAGACACCATGCTGAGGGACTCTGGTGGGGAAG CATTTGCCCCTATTCCCTTTGGGGGAATCTATCTGCCCTTGGAGGTTCCAGCCAGCCAGTGTCACCGCTCCCCTCTGGTGCTCGCCTACGATCAGGCCCACTTTTCTGCACTTGTGTCCATGGAACAGAAGGAGAATGCCAAGGAACAAG ctGTGATCCCACTTACAGATTCAGAGCATAAGCTGCTGCCCTTGCACTTTGCTGTGGACCCTGGaaagggctgggagtggggcaaAGATGACAATGACAATGTCCGATTGGCCAG tGTAATCCTGTCCCTAGAGGTCAAATTGCATCTGCTGCATGGCTACATGAATGTGAAGTGGATTCCAGTGTCCTCGGATGCACAG GCTCCCCTGGCCCAGCCTGAGTCCCCGACAGCCTCAGCTGGAGATGAGCCCCGGTCCACTCCTGAGTCTGGGGAATCAGACAAGGAGTCAGTTGGCAGCAGTTCTGCCAGCAATGAGGGCAGCAAGCGGAAAGAGAAGTCAAAACGAGACCGggaaaaggacaagaaaagagCAGATTCTGTGGCTAACAAACTGGGCAGCTTTGGCAAAACCTTGGGCAGCAAGCTCAAGAAGAACATGGGAGGCCTGATGCACAGCAAGGGTTCTAAGCCTGGAGGGATGGGAACAGGGTCGGGGGTAAGCAGTGGTACTGAGACactggagaagaagaagaaaaactcacTGAAGAGTTGGAAGGGTGGCAAAGAGGAGGCAGCTGGGGATGGGCCTGTAACTGAGAAGCCCACATCTGAGTCTGTTGGTAATGGAGGGAGCAAGTATAGCCAGGAGGTGATGCAAAGCCTGAGCATTTTGAGGATTGCAATGCAAGGGGAGGGGAAGTTTATTTTTGTTGGAACCCTGAAGATGGGTCACCGTCACCAATATCAGGAGGAGATGATCCAACGCTACCTTTCTGATGCTGAGGAGAGATTCCTGGCAGAGCAGAAgcagaaggaggcagagaggaagatCATGAATGGAGGGGTAGGGAGTGGGCCTCCTCCAGCCAAAAAGCCAGAGCCAGATGGCGGGGAGGAGCTGCTGACTGCCCCTCCAGCAGAGTCCAAGGCGGTGGCATTGTCTACTGGCTACCCTGGTGGCTTTACTATCCCTCGACCTTCTGGGGGTGGAGTCCACTGCCAGGAGCCCCGGAGGCAGATGGCAGGGGGGCCATGTGGGGGGGGCCTGCCACCATATGCCACCTTCCCCAGACAGTGCCCTCCTGGGCGACCCTACCCCCATCAGGACAGCATCCCTTCTCTGGAGCCAGGCAGTCACTCCAAGGATGGAGTTCACAGGGGTGCATTGTTACCACCCCACTTCCGCGTGGCTGATTCCTATAGCAACGGCTACAGAGAGCCCCCTGAGCCAGATGGATGGGCTGGAGGTCCCCGGGGGCTTCCCCCAACCCAGACCAAATGCAAACAACCGAACTGCAGCTTCTATGGACACCCTGAGACAAACAACTTCTGCTCCTGCTGTTACAGGGAAGAACTGAGGAGAAGGGAACGTGAACCGGGTGGGGAGCTGCTGGTGCACAGGTTCTGA
- the MTMR11 gene encoding myotubularin-related protein 11, which translates to MPEPRSHQLGSCLASGCLAGEQILAWAPGVRKGLEPELPGTLICSNLRVTFQPCGWQRSEETPLSSEYDFSLANIGRLEAVNGLSRVQLLRPGSLLKFIPEEILIHGQDFRLLRVGFEAGGLEPQAFQVTMAIVQARAQNSQAQQYAGITLSKAGQSSGSRKPPIPLLETSEDWEIERKKQGARGWRVSTVNERFDVATSLPRYFWVPNRTLDSEVRRAFGHFHQSRGPRLSWHHPGGSDLLRCGGFYTASDPNKDDIRVVESMLQAGHSDVVLVDTMDELPSLADVQLAHLRLRALCLPDSSVAEDKWLSALDGTRWLDYVRSCLRKASDISVLVTSRVRSVVLQERGDRDFNGLLSSLVQLLSAPEARTLLGFQSLVQREWVAAGHPFLTRLGGTGASEEAPVFLLFLDCVWQLLQQSPAEFEFSEFFLLALHDSVRVPDTLTFLRDTPWERGKQSGQFNTYTQVYTAGYSQPPAGNSVNPQLSVWDWDLRYSKEQILQFHNLGYDPEHCPDSWLPRQQPSFMVPGPPSSVWLFSRGALTPLNQLCPWRDSPSLLAVSSRWLPRPAISSESLADQEWGLPSHWGACPLPPGLLLPGYLGPQIRLWRRCYLRGRPEVQMGLSAPTISGLQTELAHLQELLRKWTPRISPEDHSKKRNPNTIMSQSR; encoded by the exons ATGCCAGAGCCCAGGAGTCATCAGCTTGGCAGCTGCCTGGCCTCTGGATGCCTCGCAG GGGAGCAGATCCTAGCATGGGCCCCAGGGGTGAGGAAAGGGTTGGAACCTGAACTGCCTGGAACCCTGATCTGCAGCAACCTGAGGGTCACCTTCCAGCCCTGTGGATGGCAGCGGAGTGAG GAGACTCCCCTGAGCAGTGAGTATGATTTTTCCCTGGCCAACATTGGGCGATTAGAGGCTG TGAATGGCCTGTCCCGAGTCCAGCTCCTCCGTCCAGGGTCCCTGCTTAAATTTATCCCTGAGGAGATTCTGATTCATGGCCAAGACTTCCGGCTACTCAGAGTTGGTTTTGAGGCTGGAGGACTAGAGCCACAGGCCTTTCAG GTGACCATGGCCATTGTCCAAGCCAGAGCTCAGAACAGTCAAGCCCAACAGTATGCAGGGATAACCCTGAGCAAGGCTG GCCAGAGTTCTGGTTCCAGAAAACCACCTATTCCCCTCTTGGAGACATCAGAAGACTGGGAGATTGAGCGAAAAAAgcagggggccaggggctggagggtcaGCACTGTCAACGAGAGGTTCGACGTAGCCACCAG CCTCCCCCGTTACTTCTGGGTCCCTAACCGAACTCTGGACAGTGAGGTCAGGAGAGCATTTGGCCACTTCCATCAGAGCCGTGGACCG CGCCTGTCCTGGCATCACCCTGGGGGTAGTGATCTTCTCCGCTGTGGTGGCTTCTATACAGCCAGTGACCCCAACAAGGATGATATCAG AGTAGTGGAGTCGATGCTCCAGGCTGGGCATTCAGACGTTGTCCTGGTAGACACTATGGATGAGCTCCCCAGTCTTGCAGACGTCCAACTTGCCCACCTGAGGCTGAGGGCCCTCTGCCTGCCTG ATTCATCTGTGGCTGAGGATAAATGGCTCTCAGCTCTGGATGGAACACGATGGTTGGACTACGTCAG GTCTTGTCTTCGAAAGGCTAGTGACATCTCAGTCTTAGTGACATCCAGGGTTCGCTCTGTAGTACTTCAAG AGCGCGGTGATCGTGATTTCAATGGCCTCCTCTCTTCACTCGTCCAGCTGCTTTCAGCCCCTGAAGCCCGGACACTGCTTGGCTTCCAATCACTAGTGCAGCGAGAGTGGGTGGCAGCTGGACATCCTTTCCTGACCCGACTTGGGGGAACTGGGGCCAGTGAAGAG GCCCCAGTGTTTCTCCTCTTCCTTGATTGCGTCTGGCAGCTCCTCCAGCAGTCTCCAGCTGAGTTTGAATTCTCTGAGTTCTTCCTTCTTGCTCTTCATGACAGCGTCAGGGTTCCTGACACCCTTACATTCTTGAGAGACACTCCCTGGGAGCGTGGAAAGCAGAGTGGACAG TTCAACACCTATACACAAGTCTATACTGCAGGGtactcccagcccccagctgggAACTCTGTTAACCCACAGCTATCTGTCTGGGACTGGGACTTACGCTACAGCAAGGAACAGATACTACAGTTCCATAATCTTGGCTATGACCCAGAACACTGCCCAGATTCATGGCTCCCTAGACAGCAG CCAAGCTTCATGGTTCCTGGGCCCCCCAGTTCCGTGTGGCTCTTCTCTAGAGGGGCCCTGACCCCCCTGAATCAGCTCTGTCCTTGGCGGGACAGTCCCTCCCTGCTGGCAGTCTCTTCTCGTTGGCTCCCTCGACCTGCTATCTCCTCTGAAAGCCTGGCTGATCAGGAGTGGGGGCTCCCCTCACATTGGGGAGCTTGCCCTTTAcccccagggctgctgctgcctGGATATCTGGGACCCCAAATCAGGCTCTGGAGACGCTGCTACCTGAGGGGAAGGCCTGAGGTCCAg ATGGGACTCTCAGCTCCCACGATCTCTGGCCTTCAGACTGAGCTAGCCCATCTTCAGGAGTTATTAAGGAAATGGACACCAAGAATATCTCCTGAGGATCACTccaagaaaagaaatccaaataccATTATGTCCCAGTCCCGTTGA
- the SF3B4 gene encoding splicing factor 3B subunit 4, producing the protein MAAGPISERNQDATVYVGGLDEKVSEPLLWELFLQAGPVVNTHMPKDRVTGQHQGYGFVEFLSEEDADYAIKIMNMIKLYGKPIRVNKASAHNKNLDVGANIFIGNLDPEIDEKLLYDTFSAFGVILQTPKIMRDPDTGNSKGYAFINFASFDASDAAIEAMNGQYLCNRPITVSYAFKKDSKGERHGSAAERLLAAQNPLSQADRPHQLFADAPPPPSAPNPVVSSLGSGLPPPGMPPPGSFPPPVPPPGALPPGIPPAMPPPPMPPGAGGHGPPSAGTPGAGHPGHGHSHPHPFPPGGMPHPGMSQMQLAHHGPHGLGHPHAGPPGSGGQPPPRPPPGMPHPGPPPMGMPPRGPPFGSPMGHPGPMPPHGMRGPPPLMPPHGYTGPPRPPPYGYQRGPLPPPRPTPRPPVPPRGPLRGPLPQ; encoded by the exons ATGGCGGCCGGGCCGATCTCCGAGCGGAACCAGG ATGCCACTGTGTATGTGGGGGGCCTCGATGAGAAGGTTAGCGAACCACTGCTGTGGGAGCTATTTCTCCAGGCAGGGCCAGTGGTCAACACCCACATGCCAAAGGATAGAGTCACTGGTCAGCACCAAG GCTATGGCTTTGTGGAATTCTTGAGTGAGGAAGATGCTGACTATGCCATTAAGATCATGAACATGATCAAACTCTATGGGAAACCAATACGGGTGAACAAGGCATCAGCTCACAACAAAAACCTGGATGTGGGGGCCAACATTTTCATTGGGAACCTGGACCCAGAGATCGATGAGAAGTTGCTTTATGATACTTTTAGCGCCTTTGGGGTCATCTTACAAACCCCCAAGATTATGCGGGACCCTGACACAGGCAACTCCAAAGGTTATGCCTTTATTAATTTTGCTTCATTTGATGCTTCGGATGCAGCGATTGAGGCCATGAATGGGCAGTACCTCTGTAACCGCCCAATCACCGTGTCCTATGCTTTCAAGAAGGACTCCAAAGGTGAACGCCATGGCTCAGCTGCTGAACGACTTCTGGCAGCACAGAACCCACTCTCCCAGGCTGACCGCCCTCATCAGCTGTTTGCAGATGCACCCCCTCCACCCTCTGCTCCGAATCCTGTGGTATCATCACTGGGGTCTGGGCTTCCTCCACCAg GCATGCCTCCTCCTGGCTCCTTCCCACCACCAGTACCGCCTCCTGGAGCCCTTCCACCTGGGATACCCCCAGCCATGCCCCCACCACCTATGCCTCCTGGAGCTGGAGGACATGGCCCCCCATCAGCAGGAACCCCAGGGGCTGGACATCCTGGACATGGACACTCACATCCTCACCCATTCCCACCGGGTGGGATGCCCCATCCAG GGATGTCTCAGATGCAGCTGGCCCACCATGGCCCTCATGGCTTAGGACACCCCCATGCTGGGCCCCCTGGCTCTGGGGGGCAGCCACCACCCCGACCACCACCTGGAATGCCTCATCCTGGACCTCCTCCAATGGGCATGCCCCCCCGAGGGCCTCCGTTCGGCTCTCCCATGG gTCACCCAGGTCCTATGCCTCCGCATGGCATGCGTGGACCTCCTCCACTGATGCCCCCTCATGGATACACTGGCCCTCCACGACCTCCACCCTATGGCTACCAGCGggggcccctccctccacccagacCCACTCCCCGGCCTCCAGTTCCCCCTCGAGGCCCACTTCGAGGCCCTCTCCCTCAGTGA